Proteins encoded together in one Miscanthus floridulus cultivar M001 chromosome 16, ASM1932011v1, whole genome shotgun sequence window:
- the LOC136510489 gene encoding BTB/POZ and MATH domain-containing protein 1-like — protein MATTLDFASPGPVTRSYRLMVHHYGFMKEQCRNGQPIEFPPFKAGDCSWCIYYYPNGRSTSSADYISIFIAGAGGRAVTDEPVKARESLEASEYLVDDRLTIECVVSVERAYDLQQRLSLDPDVTFQVGGEAFSVHRCVLSTKSPVLEVELARESTLAAGACCIHIDDMLPQVFKSVLHFVQWRTQDFCIGYVPQKKFLYNSVNHL, from the exons ATGGCGACGACGTTGGATTTTGCATCGCCTGGCCCGGTGACCAGGAGCTACCGGCTCATGGTACATCACTACGGGTTCATGAAGGAGCAGTGCCGCAATGGGCAGCCGATCGAGTTTCCCCCTTTCAAGGCTGGGGATTGCTCCTGGTGCATCTACTACTACCCCAACGGCCGCTCCACCTCCAGCGCAGACTACATCTCAATCTTCATTGCCGGCGCTGGCGGCAGAGCAGTCACCGACGAACCTGTCAAGGCACGA GAGTCTTTGGAGGCGTCGGAGTATCTCGTCGACGACCGCCTCACTATCGAGTGCGTCGTCTCCGTCGAAAGGGCGTACGACTTGCAGCAGCGTCTCTCGTTGGATCCCGACGTCACGTTCCAAGTCGGCGGAGAGGCGTTCAGCGTCCACAGGTGTGTTCTTTCTACCAAGTCGCCGGTGTTGGAGGTGGAGCTCGCAAGAGAGAGCACCTTGGCAGCAGGGGCTTGCTGCATACACATCGACGATATGCTGCCTCAGGTGTTCAAGAGCGTGCTACATTTTGtgcagtggcggacccaggattttTGCATAGGGTATGTGCCGCAAAAAAAATTCTTATACAATTCAGTAAACCATTTATAA
- the LOC136513370 gene encoding uncharacterized protein codes for MSNNESSSSSFVLSFLSSLTDEQLEQLPEEELAHFSTRFDKALQNVRSRKSRSGGSRICFECGSLKHICPKCPKYLARIARDEEDEEEEIETSDKKKHTLRNNKKTSYLNCKVVHRVLSALDQVNLSDVDTNSEDDATPKGKKKIIGLCLMASNKSSINSDIDSDSEGNELEPPYDDLVCAVEKLGALVDKRNKKIKKHDVLIESLHAEIARLKTLIPDDDSCKSCELVYAKLTSLRNVHASTLEQLEAQKDKNEKHVCVAIEPTSCDKCELFKLKLKDADVRIAQLKDNFAIRAVPSCSNCGKQDKSKNVVKIVLPF; via the coding sequence ATGTCTAATAATGAATCATCTTCATCGAGCTTTGTATTATCATTCTTGTCTTCACTAACCGATGAACAGCTCGAACAACTTCCGGAGGAAGAATTAGCACACTTCTCTACTCGATTTGATAAAGCTTTGCAGAATGTGAGATCAAGAAAAAGCAGAAGTGGAGGTTCTCGGATATGTTTTGAGTGTGGCTCTCTCAAACACATTTGTCCTAAGTGTCCAAAGTATTTAGCAAGAATTGCAAGGGAtgaagaggacgaggaagaagaaatTGAAACAAGTGACAAGAAGAAGCACACATTGAGGAACAACAAGAAGACGAGCTACCTGAACTGCAAGGTGGTGCATCGTGTTCTTTCAGCTCTTgatcaagtcaatcttagtgatgtGGACACAAACAGTGAGGATGATGCAACTCCCAAAGGTAAGAAAAAAATAATTGGGTTGTGTCTAATGGCAAGCAATAAAAGCTCCATCAACAGTGACATCGATAGCGACAGTGAAGGTAACGAATTAGAACCTCCTTATGATGACTTAGTTTGTGCGGTTGAAAAACTTGGTGCTTTAGTAgataaaagaaataaaaagattaaGAAGCATGATGTTTTGATTGAATCTTTACATGCTGAAATTGCAAGGCTTAAAACTTTGATTCCTGATGATGATTCTTGCAAATCTTGTGAATTAGTGTATGCAAAGCTTACTTCATTAAGGAATGTGCATGCTTCTACTTTAGAGCAACTTGAGGCTCAAAAAGATAAaaatgagaaacatgtttgtgttGCTATTGAACCAACTTCTTGTGATAAATGTGAATTGTTTAAGTTGAAGTTGAAAGATGCTGATGTTAGAATAGCACAACTAAAAGATAATTTTGCTATTCGTGCGGTTCCTTCATGCTCAAATTGTGGTAAACAGGATAAATCTAAGAATGTTGTGAAAATTGTACTACCCTTTTGA
- the LOC136512811 gene encoding uncharacterized protein: MGSARQGYGATMAMGARFRCEEPQLRVYQNFKAIELERFVCSETFRAIDVGLSALKQYLVVACSRASSAGFNTNSLPELLFANRFGAQSAELEHLDIILEGFGGIWRNLDESGGICERKTLFRMKKEVDQAGFKGTQTGMYL; this comes from the exons ATGGGATCTGCCCGGCAAGGCTATGGAGCAACGATGGCGATGGGAGCTCGATTCCGGTGTGAAGAACCTCAATTGAG GGTATATCAAAACTTCAAGGCCATAGAGCTGGAAAGATTTGTATGCAGTGA AACTTTTAGGGCAATCGATGTGGGTCTAAGCGCCCTAAAACAGTATCTGGTCGTAGCTTGTTCTCGAGCATCCTCTGCTGGGTTCAATACTAACAGTTTACCTGAGCTTCTTTTTGCTAACCGGTTTGGTGCCCAATCGGCTGAG CTGGAACATTTGGACATCATCTTGGAGggatttggaggaatctggaggaatttggatgaatctggaggaatctgtgagaggaaaacactgtttcggatgaaaaaagaagtggatcaagctgggtttaagggcacgcaaaCAGGGATGTACCTATGA